In Rhodococcus sp. OK302, one genomic interval encodes:
- the mftC gene encoding mycofactocin radical SAM maturase (MftC is a radical SAM/SPASM enzyme that catalyzes the first two steps in biosynthesis of the electron carrier mycofactocin from the terminal Val-Tyr dipeptide of the precursor peptide MftA.) — MTSVLEHPSTPAPVGRLVDQFELGLDAPICLTWELTYACNLSCVHCLSSSGRRDPNELSTEQCKAIIDELQRMQVFYVNIGGGEPTVRSDFWELVDYATDHQVGVKFSTNGVKIDKKVAERLAASDYVDVQISIDGATAEVNDAVRGPGSFAMAVRALENLKEAGFKDAKISVVVTRHNVSQLDEFKALADMYDATLRITRLRPSGRGADVWDDLHPRPEQQRELYNWLVANGEGVLTGDSFFHLSAFGDALPGLNLCGAGRVVCLIDPVGDVYACPFAIHEQFLAGNIVKDGGFQHVWQHSDLFQELRSPQTGGACAKCDHYDSCRGGCMAAKFFTGLPMDGPDPECVIGNGEMALAGAGEVPKSSVDHSRSGQRKTPRASVPLTLMMRPPSKICDENPLAGM; from the coding sequence ATGACCTCAGTTCTTGAACATCCCTCCACTCCGGCACCGGTGGGTCGCCTTGTCGATCAGTTCGAGCTCGGACTCGACGCACCCATCTGCCTGACGTGGGAACTTACCTACGCCTGCAACCTCTCCTGCGTGCATTGCCTCTCGTCTTCGGGTCGTCGTGACCCCAACGAGCTCAGCACCGAACAGTGCAAGGCGATCATCGACGAGCTGCAGCGCATGCAGGTCTTCTACGTCAACATCGGCGGCGGCGAGCCCACCGTGCGCTCCGACTTCTGGGAACTCGTCGACTACGCGACGGACCACCAGGTGGGAGTGAAGTTCTCCACCAACGGCGTCAAGATCGACAAGAAGGTCGCCGAGCGTCTTGCGGCCAGCGACTACGTCGACGTGCAGATTTCCATCGACGGCGCGACCGCTGAGGTCAATGATGCTGTGCGCGGGCCGGGTTCGTTTGCCATGGCAGTGCGCGCTCTCGAGAACCTGAAAGAAGCCGGCTTCAAGGACGCCAAGATTTCGGTTGTCGTCACCCGCCACAACGTCAGTCAGCTCGACGAATTCAAGGCTCTCGCGGACATGTACGACGCGACCCTGCGCATCACCCGTCTGCGCCCCTCGGGCCGCGGCGCGGACGTGTGGGATGACCTGCACCCGCGTCCGGAGCAGCAGCGTGAGCTCTACAACTGGCTGGTCGCCAACGGTGAAGGTGTCCTGACCGGTGACTCCTTCTTTCACCTCTCCGCTTTCGGAGATGCACTGCCCGGCCTGAACCTGTGCGGCGCCGGTCGCGTTGTCTGCTTGATCGACCCGGTCGGTGACGTCTACGCCTGCCCGTTCGCAATTCATGAGCAGTTCCTTGCTGGAAACATCGTGAAAGACGGTGGCTTCCAGCATGTGTGGCAGCATTCGGATCTGTTCCAGGAACTGCGTTCACCGCAGACCGGTGGCGCGTGCGCAAAGTGCGACCACTACGACTCCTGCCGCGGCGGCTGCATGGCAGCCAAGTTCTTCACGGGACTGCCGATGGACGGCCCCGATCCCGAGTGCGTCATCGGTAACGGCGAGATGGCCCTTGCGGGTGCCGGTGAGGTTCCCAAGTCCAGCGTCGACCACTCACGGTCCGGTCAGCGCAAGACTCCGCGCGCGTCCGTTCCCTTGACGCTGATGATGCGTCCCCCTTCCAAGATCTGTGACGAAAACCCGCTTGCGGGAATGTAA
- the mftD gene encoding pre-mycofactocin synthase MftD (MftD, an enzyme found in the mycofactocin biosynthesis locus, performs an oxidative deamination of 3-amino-5-[(p-hydroxyphenyl)methyl]-4,4-dimethyl-2-pyrrolidinone (AHDP). The resulting compound, now called pre-mycofactocin (PMFT), is a biologically active redox cofactor that can oxidize the non-exchangeable NADH of TIGR03971 family SDR-type oxidoreductases.) gives MAKNAFFETVAEAQRRAQKRLPKSVYAALVAGSEKGLTVDDNVAAYSELGFSPHAAGLPNERDMSTTIMGQDISLPVMISPTGVQAVHPDGEVAVARAAAARGTAIGLSSFASKSIEEVAAANPQVFFQMYWVGSRDVLLQRMERARAAGAKGLIITTDWSFAYGRDWGSPSIPEKMDLKAMFQFAPEGIMRPKWLFEFAKTGKIPDLTTPNLAAPGQPAPTFFGAYGEWMQTPLPTWEDIAWLREQWGGPFMLKGIMRIDDAKRAVDAGVSAISVSNHGGNNLDGTPAPIRVLPGIAAAVGDQVEVVLDGGIRRGGDVVKALALGAKAVMLGRAYLWGLSANGQAGVENVLDLMRMGIDSGLMGLGHASISELSPADLVIPEGFTRTLGA, from the coding sequence ATGGCTAAGAATGCTTTCTTCGAGACCGTCGCTGAAGCTCAGCGACGCGCCCAGAAGAGGTTGCCCAAGTCCGTGTATGCGGCGCTGGTGGCCGGGTCCGAAAAGGGTCTGACCGTTGACGATAACGTCGCGGCCTACAGCGAATTGGGTTTCTCACCGCACGCGGCGGGTTTGCCGAACGAGCGCGACATGTCCACAACCATTATGGGGCAGGATATTTCACTCCCCGTGATGATTTCGCCGACGGGTGTGCAGGCTGTGCATCCCGACGGTGAGGTCGCTGTTGCGCGGGCTGCTGCGGCACGAGGAACAGCCATCGGACTGAGCTCCTTTGCCAGCAAGTCCATCGAAGAGGTCGCCGCGGCCAACCCGCAGGTGTTCTTCCAGATGTACTGGGTCGGTAGCCGCGACGTGCTCCTGCAGCGCATGGAGCGCGCTCGCGCCGCCGGCGCCAAGGGCCTGATCATCACCACCGACTGGTCCTTCGCGTACGGCCGCGACTGGGGCAGCCCGTCCATCCCCGAAAAGATGGACCTCAAGGCGATGTTCCAGTTCGCACCCGAGGGCATCATGCGCCCGAAGTGGCTGTTCGAGTTCGCCAAGACCGGCAAGATCCCGGACCTGACGACGCCGAACCTCGCCGCACCGGGCCAGCCGGCACCGACGTTCTTCGGTGCCTACGGCGAATGGATGCAGACCCCGCTCCCGACTTGGGAAGACATCGCGTGGCTGCGCGAGCAGTGGGGTGGCCCGTTCATGCTCAAGGGCATCATGCGTATCGATGACGCGAAGCGTGCCGTTGACGCCGGAGTCTCCGCGATCTCCGTCTCCAACCACGGCGGTAACAACCTCGACGGCACCCCGGCACCGATCCGCGTGCTCCCGGGTATCGCTGCAGCGGTGGGCGATCAGGTGGAAGTTGTTCTCGACGGCGGCATTCGACGCGGCGGCGACGTAGTGAAGGCACTTGCTCTCGGCGCCAAGGCAGTCATGCTGGGTCGCGCTTACCTGTGGGGCCTTTCGGCAAACGGCCAGGCCGGTGTCGAGAATGTTCTCGACCTCATGCGTATGGGTATCGACTCGGGCCTGATGGGTCTCGGACATGCTTCCATCAGCGAACTCAGCCCCGCTGACTTGGTGATCCCGGAAGGTTTCACCCGCACGTTGGGCGCCTGA
- a CDS encoding mycofactocin system FadH/OYE family oxidoreductase 1, which yields MSIDEHTTLAGRTVRSRVVFGPHETNLGAGRAFSDRHRAYYQRRAEGGAGIVVTEVASVLENDWPYERAPLASLCGPGWQSISAACTAYGALVLAGLGHTGMQGSSAYSQSVLWGPSRVADPVTRELPMVMEQSDIDELIAAFCSSAALAIASGMDGVEIDAGPRSILRQFLSGLTNTRTDRYGTDRPALLREVLQAVRESVGAGGVVSLRLSCDELAPWAGVTPELAAGHAAELEQYLDLLVVVRGGLYSVSQYRPDFHEAPNFNLDLCRGVKGAVSIPVVAQGSIADASEAREALNVADFVEMTRAQIADPDLVLKSGRGDQPRPCVLCNQTCLVLDPRNPVVTCVGNPSAGFETVDPDEREQDRVSGAALVVGGGPAGLEAARILAGRGYSVTLNEQSSRWGGMIENFAQGAGRTRFGLLSQWLEDECRALGVVLRTETEVGSQDIEDARARGELVVIATGSVARPPTYPVDSSIRWMDASEALELADVKGPVALVDPLGGPIAVAIAEALRIRGLEVSIVTPDTIVGSRLGMSGDLVGANTRIQQAGIVRVCSSRVVEVVDGSMCIEQVYTGVQSQRPCATLIDCSPRLPADTHQNSSVLRVGDAIAPRTVLESIREGRSAGFTTRTSFNSDERVST from the coding sequence GTGAGTATCGACGAACACACAACCCTGGCCGGACGCACAGTCCGGTCCAGGGTTGTTTTCGGTCCGCACGAGACCAATCTCGGTGCGGGGAGAGCCTTCTCGGATCGGCACCGCGCGTACTACCAGCGCCGGGCCGAAGGCGGCGCCGGGATTGTCGTCACGGAGGTTGCCTCGGTTCTGGAAAATGACTGGCCGTACGAGCGGGCGCCGCTGGCATCGTTGTGCGGTCCGGGTTGGCAGTCGATCTCGGCGGCCTGCACCGCCTACGGTGCCTTGGTCCTTGCCGGGCTGGGGCACACCGGAATGCAAGGTTCGAGTGCTTACTCACAATCCGTGCTGTGGGGGCCGTCGCGGGTAGCTGATCCGGTGACACGCGAGTTGCCGATGGTGATGGAGCAGTCCGATATCGATGAGTTGATCGCGGCTTTTTGTTCCTCTGCGGCGCTTGCGATTGCTTCCGGTATGGATGGAGTCGAGATTGATGCCGGACCGCGAAGTATTCTGCGGCAGTTTCTTTCCGGGTTGACCAATACTCGCACCGATCGATACGGAACTGATAGGCCGGCGTTGTTGCGGGAAGTTCTTCAGGCAGTTCGTGAGTCGGTCGGGGCGGGTGGGGTTGTCTCCCTGAGGTTGTCGTGCGACGAGTTGGCTCCGTGGGCGGGCGTGACGCCGGAGCTGGCGGCTGGGCATGCGGCCGAACTGGAGCAGTACCTCGATCTGCTCGTAGTGGTGCGCGGTGGTCTCTACTCGGTTTCGCAGTATCGCCCGGACTTTCACGAAGCGCCGAACTTCAATCTGGATCTGTGCCGCGGTGTGAAGGGTGCGGTATCGATTCCTGTTGTTGCGCAGGGCAGTATCGCGGACGCCTCAGAGGCTCGTGAGGCCCTGAACGTCGCAGATTTTGTGGAAATGACCCGAGCTCAGATCGCCGACCCGGACTTGGTTCTCAAATCCGGCCGCGGCGATCAGCCGCGGCCATGCGTGCTGTGCAATCAAACATGCCTGGTGCTCGACCCCCGGAATCCGGTGGTGACCTGCGTCGGCAATCCCAGTGCAGGCTTCGAGACGGTGGATCCTGATGAGCGAGAGCAGGATCGGGTGTCGGGAGCCGCACTAGTGGTGGGCGGCGGACCGGCAGGGTTGGAAGCAGCAAGAATCCTGGCGGGGCGGGGCTATTCGGTGACTCTCAACGAACAGTCGTCGCGGTGGGGTGGCATGATCGAAAATTTTGCACAGGGGGCTGGGCGGACCCGGTTCGGCTTGCTGTCGCAGTGGCTCGAGGACGAATGCCGTGCGCTCGGGGTGGTTCTGCGCACCGAGACCGAGGTGGGATCGCAGGACATCGAGGACGCGCGCGCACGAGGTGAGTTGGTAGTGATTGCGACGGGTAGCGTCGCCAGGCCCCCGACGTACCCTGTGGATTCGTCGATTCGCTGGATGGACGCGTCGGAGGCTTTGGAGTTAGCCGACGTGAAAGGCCCTGTCGCTCTGGTTGATCCACTCGGTGGGCCGATTGCGGTTGCGATCGCCGAGGCACTGCGCATCCGGGGTCTGGAGGTTTCGATCGTCACCCCCGACACGATCGTCGGTTCGAGGCTCGGAATGAGCGGGGATCTGGTCGGCGCCAACACCCGAATCCAGCAGGCCGGAATTGTGCGGGTCTGTTCTTCTCGAGTCGTCGAGGTCGTGGACGGAAGCATGTGTATCGAGCAGGTTTACACGGGCGTGCAGTCACAACGTCCATGTGCGACCTTGATCGATTGCTCACCGCGTCTGCCTGCGGATACCCACCAAAATTCCAGTGTCTTGCGAGTCGGCGATGCAATTGCTCCGAGAACTGTTCTCGAATCCATACGCGAAGGGCGCTCGGCAGGGTTTACTACTAGAACAAGTTTCAATTCCGATGAGAGGGTCAGCACATGA
- a CDS encoding mycofactocin-coupled SDR family oxidoreductase, which translates to MTQTRSLEGRVAFITGAARGQGRSHAIRLAREGASIIAVDVCAAVAADNTYEASTADDFAETVRLVEAEGAKIFAREADVRDSAALAAVVKEGVEQFGRLDVVVANAGVCNWNRFWEMSDEQWETLIDINLTGVWKTLKAAVPTMIEGGRGGSIVVISSVAGLKAMPGQAHYGSAKFGLVGLTQAAAKELGEYKIRVNSIHPYGVNTPMGTDQGALAIFQNYPQYLPNFAPILTDTAFAEPEEISDTVAWLAGDGSRTVTASHFALDQGNSKV; encoded by the coding sequence ATGACACAGACACGTTCACTCGAGGGCCGCGTTGCCTTCATCACCGGCGCAGCCCGCGGTCAGGGCCGCTCGCATGCCATCCGCTTGGCTCGCGAAGGCGCGTCGATCATTGCCGTCGATGTGTGCGCGGCAGTCGCGGCCGACAACACCTATGAAGCATCGACGGCCGACGATTTCGCCGAGACCGTGCGTCTGGTGGAAGCAGAAGGCGCAAAGATCTTTGCCCGTGAGGCCGACGTCCGAGACAGCGCGGCACTCGCAGCCGTCGTCAAGGAAGGCGTCGAGCAGTTCGGTCGACTCGACGTCGTCGTAGCGAACGCCGGTGTCTGCAACTGGAACCGCTTCTGGGAGATGTCGGACGAGCAGTGGGAAACCCTCATCGACATCAACCTGACCGGTGTCTGGAAGACGCTCAAAGCTGCGGTTCCCACCATGATCGAGGGTGGCCGCGGTGGATCGATCGTCGTGATCAGTTCCGTCGCCGGCCTCAAGGCCATGCCCGGCCAGGCCCACTACGGTAGCGCGAAGTTCGGTCTCGTCGGACTCACACAGGCTGCAGCAAAGGAACTGGGGGAGTACAAGATCCGCGTCAACTCCATCCATCCGTACGGCGTCAACACCCCGATGGGAACCGATCAGGGCGCCCTCGCGATTTTCCAGAACTACCCGCAGTACCTGCCCAACTTTGCACCCATCCTCACCGACACCGCGTTTGCGGAGCCGGAGGAGATTTCCGATACCGTCGCATGGTTGGCGGGCGACGGATCACGCACCGTGACGGCAAGTCATTTCGCGCTAGATCAGGGCAACTCCAAGGTCTGA
- a CDS encoding mycofactocin system FadH/OYE family oxidoreductase 2 has translation MTPYPRLFTPLRLGNLTLRNRVVFSAHLTNYAADGLPTAQHAAYYGARAKGGAGLIISEEHSTHPSDRPYEKMIEGYRAEVVEGYRRITESVHAHGSVILAQINHNGGQGAGTYSRRPLWAPSAIADPLFREVPKAVDDADIAEILDGFSLVARNCITGGFDGVELQASQSSIVRAFLAPSTNRRTDRYGGTTENRAQFLLEVLRVLREAIGPDRILGVRLSGYEGTRGGIELVDAVETAQLVEADGQVDYINTAIGMATETLHLIEASMAVPVGYANFIPSAIKEVVSLPVIGVGRFKSAEQAEQALDEGLCDLVGVVRGQIADPDFVNKARAGESATVRTCLSCNQECVGRMGLNRWLGCTENPTAGRESVLLPVPHVRGRRVVVVGGGPAGLQAAATAAQRGHRVTLFERDSVLGGQICTASVMPARRELGDLIRNLESECRRSGVEINLRTDATAEMLAAMAVDVVVIATGARAVPPAWAGESERVVGVRDVLDGKILPGGSVLVFDELGFHQGPSVAEFLADHGCEVTIATNGMVVAQDLSITLDFETWNQRAHEKSITQRTDLMVTAVHGNGPLTVDLVHHPTGVAETSVVDWVVYAMQQEPEDDLWNMLRGSSFEIHRIGDALSPRRSHAAVIEGHRVASAI, from the coding sequence ATGACGCCCTACCCTCGACTCTTCACACCTCTGCGCCTGGGCAACCTGACTCTGCGTAACCGAGTCGTGTTCTCAGCGCACCTGACCAACTACGCCGCGGACGGGTTGCCGACAGCGCAGCACGCCGCGTACTACGGGGCGCGGGCAAAGGGCGGGGCCGGGCTGATCATCAGTGAGGAACATTCGACTCATCCGTCGGATCGACCCTACGAGAAGATGATCGAGGGCTATCGGGCCGAGGTGGTCGAGGGGTATCGCAGGATCACCGAATCTGTGCACGCGCACGGTTCGGTGATCCTGGCGCAGATCAATCACAACGGCGGGCAGGGAGCCGGAACATACTCGAGGCGCCCGCTCTGGGCCCCCAGTGCAATCGCGGATCCACTGTTTCGTGAAGTCCCCAAAGCGGTTGACGACGCCGATATTGCCGAGATTCTCGACGGTTTCTCGCTGGTAGCGCGTAACTGCATAACCGGCGGTTTCGACGGCGTCGAATTGCAGGCGTCGCAGTCGTCGATAGTCCGCGCATTTCTGGCACCGTCCACAAACCGTCGCACCGATCGGTATGGCGGCACGACGGAAAACCGGGCGCAGTTTCTGCTGGAGGTCTTGCGTGTTCTCCGCGAGGCGATCGGTCCTGATCGGATTCTCGGGGTCAGGCTCAGCGGCTACGAAGGTACGCGCGGCGGCATCGAACTGGTCGACGCCGTCGAAACGGCGCAGCTGGTGGAGGCCGACGGTCAGGTTGACTACATCAATACTGCCATCGGGATGGCCACGGAGACACTACATCTGATCGAGGCGTCGATGGCAGTGCCGGTCGGCTACGCGAACTTCATTCCGTCGGCGATCAAAGAAGTAGTCTCACTGCCGGTGATCGGCGTGGGACGGTTCAAGTCTGCGGAGCAGGCTGAGCAGGCGCTCGATGAAGGTCTGTGTGATCTGGTGGGAGTGGTGCGCGGCCAGATCGCTGACCCGGATTTTGTGAACAAGGCTCGCGCCGGTGAATCGGCGACGGTACGAACCTGCTTGTCCTGCAACCAAGAATGCGTCGGACGGATGGGGCTCAACCGTTGGCTGGGGTGTACGGAGAATCCGACGGCTGGTCGTGAGTCGGTCTTGTTGCCGGTGCCACATGTGCGGGGAAGACGCGTCGTGGTGGTCGGCGGTGGCCCGGCAGGGTTGCAGGCCGCGGCGACAGCGGCCCAGCGGGGGCATCGGGTAACGCTGTTCGAGCGTGACAGTGTTCTTGGTGGGCAAATCTGCACAGCGTCGGTGATGCCCGCTCGTCGAGAGCTCGGTGACCTGATCCGCAACCTTGAATCCGAATGTCGCAGAAGCGGTGTCGAGATCAATTTACGAACCGACGCGACGGCCGAGATGCTGGCGGCCATGGCCGTTGATGTTGTTGTGATCGCAACGGGAGCGCGGGCAGTTCCCCCAGCGTGGGCGGGGGAGTCGGAGCGCGTAGTCGGGGTCAGAGATGTGCTGGACGGCAAGATTCTTCCGGGTGGTTCGGTGCTGGTGTTCGACGAACTGGGATTTCATCAAGGCCCCTCGGTTGCGGAGTTTCTGGCCGATCACGGCTGTGAGGTCACCATCGCGACCAACGGGATGGTGGTCGCTCAGGATTTGAGCATTACCTTGGATTTTGAGACCTGGAACCAGCGGGCGCACGAGAAGTCGATCACGCAGCGCACGGATCTGATGGTGACGGCAGTGCACGGAAATGGTCCGTTGACCGTCGATTTGGTGCACCACCCAACTGGTGTGGCGGAGACCAGCGTTGTCGACTGGGTTGTGTACGCGATGCAGCAGGAACCTGAAGATGATCTGTGGAACATGCTGCGAGGCAGTTCCTTCGAGATTCACCGTATCGGTGATGCGTTGTCGCCGCGTCGTTCACATGCCGCGGTAATCGAGGGCCACCGTGTTGCATCGGCGATCTAG
- a CDS encoding HNH endonuclease signature motif containing protein, with product MGNREAWQLDGEGLKSEVLDLVRARHGLQSRLVHLVVEMFTRDALPDTGFRAIAQWLHRSTNLEIGECSQLVSLARLFMLEPVVAQSFHDGDIDALKARQVAQFCQHPPKNMHTADIEKARDILLDLASKKVSDCDAIRAVIRRIEKKYGNRDDGIPIGEDSERNEFYASKGLYGRVSVKGDLDAVNGARLIALLSGLSKPTPEIDGVKDARTPALRRADGFCELLRRFEMAGLGPVEGGVKPHLTITATAKDLTDLQALKDLLPSNEELGYAITNWAGPISLDSARMLACDCMVTRILLDQNGVPLNHGLDERTATVPQRRALAVRDGGCAFPGCGTPPGWCDAHHIVHWADSGPTDFDNLILLCGHHHRLLHHTEWSVEIGDDRRTRFYPPMSVDPYQVPIPGNSPPTAA from the coding sequence ATGGGGAATCGAGAAGCGTGGCAGCTGGACGGCGAGGGCCTGAAATCGGAGGTTCTCGATCTGGTCCGCGCCCGCCACGGCCTGCAATCGCGCCTGGTGCACCTCGTTGTCGAAATGTTCACCCGTGATGCTCTCCCTGATACAGGCTTCCGCGCTATCGCGCAGTGGCTGCATCGGTCCACCAACCTCGAGATCGGCGAATGCAGCCAACTGGTCTCGCTCGCGCGGTTGTTCATGCTCGAACCTGTAGTCGCACAATCCTTTCACGACGGTGACATCGACGCTCTCAAAGCCCGGCAGGTAGCCCAGTTCTGCCAGCACCCACCCAAGAACATGCATACCGCGGACATCGAAAAGGCCCGCGACATCCTGCTGGACCTGGCCTCGAAAAAGGTTTCCGACTGCGACGCCATCCGCGCGGTCATCCGGCGTATCGAAAAGAAGTATGGCAACCGCGACGACGGCATCCCCATTGGAGAGGATTCCGAGCGCAACGAGTTCTACGCCTCCAAAGGTTTGTACGGCCGCGTCAGCGTCAAAGGTGACCTCGATGCCGTCAACGGTGCCCGGCTGATCGCCCTACTGTCCGGACTCTCGAAGCCGACACCCGAAATTGACGGCGTGAAAGATGCTCGTACCCCGGCACTTCGACGGGCTGACGGTTTCTGTGAACTGTTGCGCCGCTTCGAGATGGCCGGCCTCGGGCCCGTTGAAGGTGGCGTCAAACCGCACCTGACGATTACTGCTACCGCGAAAGACCTCACGGACCTGCAAGCGTTGAAAGATCTGTTGCCGTCCAATGAGGAACTCGGGTATGCGATCACCAACTGGGCCGGGCCTATCAGCCTCGACAGCGCCCGCATGCTGGCCTGCGATTGTATGGTCACCCGAATCCTGCTCGACCAGAACGGTGTTCCGCTCAATCATGGACTCGACGAGCGAACAGCGACAGTCCCGCAGCGGCGAGCTTTAGCCGTCAGGGATGGTGGATGCGCGTTTCCCGGCTGCGGCACCCCGCCCGGATGGTGCGATGCCCACCATATTGTTCATTGGGCAGACAGTGGCCCAACGGATTTCGATAATCTCATACTTTTGTGCGGTCACCATCATCGGTTGCTGCACCATACCGAGTGGAGTGTCGAGATCGGGGATGATCGGAGAACCCGGTTCTATCCGCCGATGTCGGTGGATCCGTATCAGGTTCCGATACCGGGGAACAGTCCACCGACAGCAGCTTGA
- the mftE gene encoding mycofactocin biosynthesis peptidyl-dipeptidase MftE — protein MSFPRDLVSMPSPDLEGTALTVVVPVGSLEQHGPHLPLDTDTRIARAVAGALPGVVVAPALEYGASGEHEGFAGTISIGAEAMEMVIVEYGRSAFRWATRVLFVNGHGGNGPALAKAVALLRYEGRDAAWAPCAVPGADAHAGRTETSLLLHLSPDCVDMARAVAGNISPIADLMPGLRSGGMVAVSDNGVLGDPVEATAVDGAQIFGGLVQRVTDGLARWEPGPDGRLR, from the coding sequence ATGAGCTTTCCGCGCGACCTTGTCTCCATGCCGAGTCCTGATCTCGAAGGTACGGCCCTCACCGTCGTGGTCCCGGTCGGTTCGTTGGAGCAGCACGGTCCGCACCTACCTCTCGATACCGATACTCGAATCGCAAGAGCTGTCGCCGGCGCGCTTCCCGGCGTCGTGGTTGCGCCCGCACTCGAGTACGGCGCGAGCGGTGAGCATGAAGGATTTGCCGGGACCATTTCAATCGGTGCCGAGGCCATGGAAATGGTGATAGTCGAGTACGGGCGGTCGGCGTTTCGATGGGCAACTCGGGTGTTGTTCGTGAACGGTCACGGTGGAAACGGCCCGGCTTTGGCCAAGGCTGTGGCGCTACTGCGCTACGAGGGCCGTGATGCGGCCTGGGCGCCCTGCGCAGTTCCGGGGGCAGACGCTCACGCGGGCAGGACAGAAACAAGCCTCTTACTGCATCTTTCGCCGGATTGCGTGGATATGGCCCGTGCAGTGGCCGGAAATATTTCTCCGATCGCAGACCTGATGCCAGGATTGCGTTCGGGCGGTATGGTCGCTGTGTCGGATAATGGAGTTCTGGGTGATCCAGTCGAGGCAACAGCCGTGGACGGCGCACAGATTTTCGGCGGGTTGGTGCAACGCGTGACGGATGGACTGGCTCGGTGGGAACCGGGTCCGGATGGGAGGCTTCGGTGA